From a region of the Arvicanthis niloticus isolate mArvNil1 chromosome 6, mArvNil1.pat.X, whole genome shotgun sequence genome:
- the LOC117711831 gene encoding olfactory receptor 5AR1-like has translation MSNHTRVTHFILRGFSDVPQLRLVAIPLFLLVYTFGLLGNLSIIVAVVRDSRLHSPMYFFLKNLSFLDMCYTSATIPKAVAISCTGSGVISYLECAAQLYIFITLCGTECFLLTAMAYDRCLAILRPLLYGSIMSQKYCSALVVTAWVSGAIYSAFHTFNTFSLPYCGPNVIEHFFCDMPPVIRLSCTDYHLSEEVGFVVIICIIMSSFALTVVSYIGIVATVLRIPSVDGRWKAFSTCSSHLTTVILFYGTGSFVYLRPASQYSPILGRLASIFYSIVTPSLNPVIYCLRNKDMKFALQKLYCRTKY, from the coding sequence ATGTCCAATCACACCAGAGTGACTCACTTCATCCTCAGAGGCTTCTCAGATGTCCCCCAGCTGAGATTGGTGGCCATCCCATTGTTTTTGCTCGTTTACACATTTGGCCTCCTGGGGAACCTCTCCATCATCGTGGCTGTGGTGAGAGACAGTCGGCTCCActcccccatgtacttcttcctgaaGAATTTGTCTTTCCTGGACATGTGCTACACCTCAGCCACCATCCCCAAGGCAGTGGCTATATCCTGCACAGGCTCAGGGGTCATCTCCTACCTCGAGTGTGCAGCAcagctttacatttttattacactCTGTGGTACTGAATGCTTTCTGCTCACAGCCATGGCTTATGACCGGTGCCTGGCCATCCTCAGACCACTGCTCTATGGAAGCATCATGAGCCAGAAATATTGTTCTGCACTGGTGGTCACTGCCTGGGTGAGTGGGGCCATTTACTCAGCCTTCCATACATTCAACACCTTCTCCCTCCCCTACTGTGGACCCAATGTCATTGAACACTTCTTCTGTGACATGCCTCCAGTCATAAGACTGTCCTGCACTGATTACCATCTCAGTGAGGAGGTGGGCTTTGTTGTCATCATCTGCATTATCATGAGTTCCTTTGCCCTCACAGTGGTCTCCTATATTGGCATTGTGGCCACAGTTCTTCGAATCCCCTCAGTGGATGGCAGGTGGAAAGCCTTTTCTACCTGCTCCTCTCACCTGACCACAGTCATCCTGTTTTATGGAACTGGAAGCTTTGTGTACCTAAGGCCTGCCTCTCAATACTCGCCGATCCTGGGTCGCCTGGCATCTATTTTCTACTCTATAGTCACACCATCTTTGAATCCAGTTATTTATTGTCTGAGGAACAAAGATATGAAGTTTGCTCTACAGAAACTTTATTGTAGGACAAAGTACTGA